The DNA region TTCAAATATAACAGAAGGCTGTAAAAGAGAATCGGATGCTGAGTTCAGACGGTTTCCCATCATTTCACAAGGATCTGTAAACGAACTAGAATATTTTACGGTCTTAACCAAAGATTTAGGATATTTGGAGCAACAAGTTTTTGCAGAACTTAATGATAAAGTTGACAAAATTAGGAGAAGTTTAAATAATTTGATAAATAAGATTTAATTAACCTTACACACCAATTAAAATACAAATAGTGTAAAACTCGATTGGCGTGCCGCGTAAAGCAAAAAGAATGAAACTAGACATTGCCCTATTGGCCGGAGATGGAATCGGCCCCGAAGTAATTGACCAAGCCGTAAAAGTTTGTGATGCTATCGCAACAAAATATAAGCATGAAATCAGCTGGAAACCTGCATTGACGGGTGCTGCAGCTATTGATGCCGTTGGAGAACCTTATCCAGATGATACGCACGAAGTTTGCGCCAATGCAGATGCCGTACTTTTCGGAGCAATCGGTCATCCGAGATTTGATAACGACCCTTCCGCAAAAGT from Zobellia alginiliquefaciens includes:
- a CDS encoding four helix bundle protein codes for the protein MRDYRKYKVWELGHEITLNVYKSTQNFPKQEIYGIVSQMRRAAYSIPSNITEGCKRESDAEFRRFPIISQGSVNELEYFTVLTKDLGYLEQQVFAELNDKVDKIRRSLNNLINKI